Proteins co-encoded in one Polaromonas vacuolata genomic window:
- a CDS encoding electron transfer flavoprotein subunit beta/FixA family protein, translating to MKVLVPVKRVVDYNVKVRVKSDGSGVDIANVKMSMNPFDEIAVEEATRLREKGAVTEVIAVSCGVLQCQETLRTAMAIGADRAILVETSEELQPLAVAKLLKALVDKEQPQLVILGKQAIDDDCNQTGQMLAALLGWPQATFASKVEVEGGVAKVTREVDGGSETLSLTLPAIITTDLRLNEPRYVTLPNIMKAKKKQLDNFKPEDLGVDVAPRIKTLKVSEPPKRSAGIKVADVAALVDKLKNEAKVI from the coding sequence ATGAAGGTCTTGGTACCCGTCAAACGTGTCGTCGATTACAACGTCAAAGTCCGTGTCAAATCCGATGGCAGTGGCGTCGACATCGCCAACGTCAAAATGAGCATGAACCCGTTTGACGAAATCGCCGTCGAAGAAGCCACACGCCTGCGTGAAAAAGGCGCTGTCACTGAAGTTATCGCCGTGAGCTGCGGTGTTCTTCAATGTCAAGAAACTCTGCGTACCGCCATGGCGATTGGTGCAGACCGCGCTATTTTGGTCGAAACCAGCGAAGAGTTGCAGCCTTTGGCGGTTGCCAAATTGCTCAAAGCACTGGTCGATAAAGAGCAACCACAACTGGTGATTTTGGGTAAACAGGCCATCGATGATGACTGCAACCAAACGGGTCAAATGCTGGCCGCGCTGCTGGGCTGGCCACAAGCTACTTTCGCCTCCAAGGTTGAAGTTGAAGGTGGCGTTGCCAAAGTCACGCGCGAAGTCGACGGCGGCTCCGAGACGCTGTCCCTCACGCTGCCAGCCATCATCACCACTGACTTGCGCCTCAATGAGCCGCGCTACGTCACGCTGCCCAACATCATGAAGGCCAAGAAAAAGCAGCTTGATAACTTCAAGCCTGAAGACTTGGGCGTCGATGTCGCGCCGCGTATCAAAACCCTCAAGGTTAGCGAGCCGCCAAAGCGTAGCGCCGGCATCAAGGTTGCCGATGTCGCAGCGCTGGTTGACAAGCTCAAAAACGAAGCCAAAGTAATTTAA
- a CDS encoding electron transfer flavoprotein subunit alpha/FixB family protein → MTTLVIAEHDNNSVKPATLNTVTAAVQCGGDVHVLVAGLSATAAAQAAAAIAGVAKVIHVDGEQFAHGLAENMAAQILVLAPNYSHILFAATASGKNIAPRVAASLDVGQISDITKVDTPDTFERPIYAGNAIATVQSLDAVKVITVRTTGFDPASASGGSASVETVSGEADNGKSSFVGSEIAKSDRPELTAAKIIVSGGRALASSEQFNDVLVPLADKLGAALGASRAAVDAGYAPNDWQVGQTGKIVAPQLYIAAGISGAIQHLAGMKDSKVIVAINKDPEAPIFSVADYGLQADLFVAVPELVAAL, encoded by the coding sequence ATGACCACATTAGTTATCGCAGAACACGACAATAATTCCGTAAAACCCGCCACGCTTAACACCGTGACTGCTGCCGTTCAGTGCGGCGGTGATGTGCATGTGCTGGTGGCCGGCCTGAGCGCCACCGCCGCCGCTCAAGCAGCTGCCGCCATTGCTGGTGTTGCTAAAGTTATTCATGTCGATGGTGAGCAGTTCGCTCACGGCTTGGCAGAGAATATGGCCGCACAAATTTTGGTGCTGGCGCCTAACTACTCGCACATATTGTTTGCCGCTACCGCTTCGGGCAAAAACATTGCCCCACGGGTTGCCGCTAGCTTGGATGTGGGTCAAATTTCTGACATCACCAAGGTCGACACACCAGACACTTTTGAGCGCCCTATTTATGCGGGTAACGCCATCGCTACGGTGCAAAGCTTGGATGCGGTCAAAGTCATCACGGTTCGTACTACCGGTTTTGATCCTGCTTCTGCCAGCGGTGGTTCGGCCAGCGTCGAGACAGTAAGCGGCGAAGCAGATAACGGCAAGAGCAGCTTTGTGGGCTCGGAAATCGCCAAGAGCGACCGTCCTGAATTGACCGCCGCCAAAATCATCGTCTCCGGTGGTCGAGCTTTGGCCTCTAGCGAGCAATTCAACGATGTGTTGGTACCGTTGGCTGACAAACTCGGCGCAGCATTAGGTGCATCACGCGCCGCTGTTGATGCTGGCTACGCGCCTAACGACTGGCAAGTCGGTCAGACCGGCAAGATTGTCGCGCCGCAGCTGTATATCGCTGCCGGCATCTCAGGTGCTATCCAGCATCTGGCCGGCATGAAAGACAGCAAGGTCATTGTTGCCATCAACAAAGACCCAGAAGCGCCTATCTTTAGCGTTGCTGACTACGGCCTTCAGGCTGATTTGTTTGTGGCCGTACCTGAGCTGGTCGCAGCACTGTAA
- a CDS encoding acyl-CoA dehydrogenase codes for MTYKAPLKDMLFDIQHLANIDQIAAIPGFEDAGFDTAQAVLEECAKFSEGVLAPLNWEGDKNPSTFKNGVVTTTAGFKDAFKQYAEGGWQGLQHPTEHGGQGLPKLIGASCGEMLNSANLSFALCPMLSDGAIEALLTAGSPEMNAVYLEKLVSGEWTGTMNLTEPQAGSDLAAVRTRAEPQADGSYKVFGTKIYITYGEHDMAENIVHLVLARVSGAPEGVKGISLFVVPKFLVEDGGKIGARNDVHCVSIEHKMGIKASPTAVLQYGDNGGAIGFVVGEENRGLEYMFIMMNAARFAVGVQGIAIAERAYQKAVAFAKDRVQSRPVDGSIKASAPIIHHPDVKRMLMNMRAYIEGCRAMAAVSAAAFDASHHHPDADVRKQNLAFYEFMVPLVKGYSTEMSLEVTSLGVQVHGGMGFIEETGAAQYYRDAKILTIYEGTTAIQANDLVGRKTGRDAGATAKAIAAQIATTESELTEQGSADALAVAERLKEARLAFLDVVEFMTANGRANPNAAYAGSVPYLMLAGNLVSGWQMARALLVAQEQLAAGVETAFMQAKIITARFYADHLLTKAPGMRDSIVAGADSVNALALEAF; via the coding sequence ATGACTTATAAAGCCCCCCTCAAAGACATGCTGTTTGATATCCAGCACTTGGCCAACATAGACCAAATCGCCGCAATTCCCGGCTTTGAAGACGCCGGTTTTGATACTGCCCAAGCAGTCTTAGAAGAATGCGCCAAGTTCAGTGAAGGCGTGTTAGCGCCGCTTAACTGGGAAGGGGATAAAAACCCTTCCACCTTTAAGAACGGCGTTGTCACCACAACCGCTGGTTTTAAAGATGCGTTTAAACAATATGCCGAAGGCGGCTGGCAAGGCTTGCAGCACCCAACAGAGCATGGTGGTCAAGGATTGCCCAAACTAATTGGTGCTAGCTGTGGCGAGATGCTGAACTCTGCCAATCTGAGTTTTGCCCTTTGCCCCATGCTTAGCGACGGCGCTATCGAAGCGTTGCTCACCGCAGGCTCGCCTGAGATGAACGCGGTTTATTTAGAAAAGCTGGTCAGCGGCGAATGGACCGGCACCATGAACCTGACCGAGCCGCAAGCCGGTTCAGACTTGGCCGCAGTGCGCACCCGCGCTGAGCCACAAGCCGACGGCAGCTACAAAGTTTTTGGCACCAAAATCTATATCACCTACGGTGAACACGATATGGCAGAGAACATCGTGCACTTGGTGTTAGCCCGAGTCAGCGGCGCGCCCGAAGGCGTTAAAGGCATTAGCCTTTTTGTTGTGCCTAAGTTTTTAGTTGAAGACGGCGGCAAGATAGGCGCGCGCAACGATGTGCATTGCGTCAGCATTGAGCACAAGATGGGCATCAAAGCCTCGCCTACTGCCGTGCTGCAATACGGTGACAACGGCGGCGCGATTGGCTTTGTGGTGGGCGAAGAAAACCGCGGCCTAGAGTACATGTTCATTATGATGAATGCCGCCCGTTTCGCGGTTGGCGTGCAAGGCATTGCGATCGCAGAACGCGCTTATCAAAAGGCAGTCGCCTTTGCAAAAGACCGCGTACAAAGTCGTCCAGTAGACGGCTCCATCAAGGCCAGCGCACCGATTATTCATCACCCCGATGTCAAACGTATGCTCATGAATATGCGTGCATATATTGAAGGTTGTCGCGCCATGGCTGCAGTGTCTGCTGCAGCTTTTGACGCCAGTCACCACCACCCAGACGCCGATGTGCGCAAGCAGAACTTGGCTTTTTATGAGTTCATGGTGCCACTGGTCAAGGGCTACAGCACAGAGATGAGTCTTGAAGTCACGTCTCTTGGCGTGCAAGTACACGGCGGCATGGGTTTTATCGAAGAAACCGGTGCTGCGCAGTACTACCGCGATGCCAAAATTTTGACGATTTATGAAGGCACTACAGCGATTCAAGCGAATGACTTGGTTGGCCGCAAAACTGGCCGTGATGCGGGTGCGACTGCCAAAGCGATTGCCGCGCAAATAGCAACCACAGAATCCGAATTGACCGAGCAGGGCAGTGCAGATGCTTTGGCGGTGGCCGAGCGTTTAAAAGAAGCGCGTCTGGCTTTCCTTGATGTGGTTGAATTCATGACCGCTAATGGCCGGGCCAATCCTAACGCTGCCTATGCGGGCAGCGTGCCGTATTTGATGTTGGCCGGCAATTTGGTTTCTGGCTGGCAAATGGCGCGGGCATTGCTGGTTGCACAAGAGCAATTAGCCGCTGGTGTCGAGACCGCTTTCATGCAAGCGAAAATCATCACCGCACGTTTTTACGCCGACCATTTGTTGACCAAAGCACCCGGCATGCGCGACTCAATAGTCGCCGGTGCGGACAGTGTTAACGCATTGGCACTGGAGGCGTTTTAA
- a CDS encoding NAD(P)H-dependent flavin oxidoreductase, with the protein MSRLPAPLNNLPLPIIGSPLFIISNPKLVIAQCQAGVVGAMPSLNARPAAMLEDWLAEITETLAAYNLAHPDAPAAPFAINQIVHKSNDRLEHDMELCVKYKVPIYITSLGAREDIFAAAHSYGGVVLHDIINNKFAHKAIEKGADGLVAVAAGAGGHAGVKSPFALIQEIRQWFDGPLALSGSISTGGAVLAAQAMGADFAYIGSAFIATEEANAAQAYKQSIVDSNSDDIVYSNLFTGVHGNYLAPSIRAAGMDPDNLPESDASKMNFGGDKTKAWKDIWGCGQGIGAVTKVQTAGEYIKQLKHEYLEAKARLV; encoded by the coding sequence ATGTCTCGTCTACCCGCACCCCTGAATAATTTGCCGCTGCCGATTATTGGCTCGCCGCTTTTTATCATTAGCAACCCCAAGTTGGTGATTGCCCAATGTCAGGCTGGCGTAGTGGGTGCTATGCCTTCGCTCAACGCCAGACCTGCCGCTATGTTGGAAGACTGGTTGGCTGAAATCACCGAGACCTTAGCAGCCTACAACTTAGCCCATCCGGATGCGCCTGCTGCGCCGTTTGCGATCAATCAAATCGTGCACAAATCGAATGATCGCTTAGAGCACGACATGGAGTTGTGCGTCAAATACAAAGTGCCCATCTACATCACCAGCTTGGGTGCACGCGAAGATATTTTTGCTGCTGCGCACAGTTATGGCGGCGTCGTTCTGCACGACATCATCAACAATAAATTTGCCCACAAAGCGATTGAAAAGGGCGCTGATGGTCTGGTTGCAGTCGCAGCTGGAGCCGGAGGTCACGCAGGTGTGAAAAGCCCGTTTGCCTTGATCCAAGAAATTCGCCAATGGTTTGATGGCCCGCTAGCACTGTCGGGTTCTATCTCTACCGGCGGCGCTGTTTTGGCCGCGCAAGCCATGGGTGCTGACTTTGCGTATATTGGTTCTGCCTTTATTGCCACCGAAGAAGCCAATGCGGCGCAAGCCTACAAGCAATCGATTGTCGACAGTAATTCAGACGACATCGTCTACAGCAACTTGTTCACCGGTGTGCACGGCAACTACCTCGCGCCATCGATTCGCGCTGCCGGCATGGACCCAGACAATCTGCCCGAGAGTGACGCCAGCAAAATGAATTTTGGCGGCGATAAAACCAAGGCTTGGAAAGATATTTGGGGCTGCGGTCAAGGCATAGGCGCGGTGACTAAGGTGCAGACGGCTGGTGAATATATTAAACAGCTTAAGCATGAATACTTAGAAGCCAAAGCGCGCTTGGTCTAA
- a CDS encoding threo-3-hydroxy-L-aspartate ammonia-lyase yields MHQPNSSPAPVYQDLILASERLLGHAHRTPVMTSRTINEAWGAEVFFKCENLQRTGAFKFRGAFNSLSRFDADQRRAGVVTFSSGNHAQAIALSARLLGIPAHIIMPADAPASKLAATRGYGANVIIYDRYTEDREKIGRDLAVEKGLTLIPPYDHPDVIAGQGTAAKEMFEDVGALDSFFVCLGGGGLLSGSALATRALAPKCKLYGVEPEAGNDGQQSFRSGKIVHIDTPNTIADGAQTQHLGQHTFAVIKRDVDDVLTVSDAQLIEGMRFMAERMKLMVEPTGCLGFAAASAMKEQLKGQRVGVLVSGGNVDLARFCSLLSA; encoded by the coding sequence GTGCATCAACCAAACTCTAGCCCAGCCCCGGTTTACCAAGACCTAATATTAGCCTCCGAGCGCCTGTTAGGCCACGCCCACCGCACACCGGTAATGACCTCGCGCACGATTAACGAGGCGTGGGGCGCAGAGGTTTTCTTTAAGTGCGAGAACTTGCAGCGCACCGGCGCATTTAAGTTTCGCGGCGCGTTCAATTCGCTCTCGCGTTTTGATGCCGACCAACGGCGTGCAGGTGTGGTGACTTTCTCGTCTGGAAACCACGCGCAAGCCATTGCGCTGTCTGCGCGTTTACTGGGTATTCCCGCCCACATCATCATGCCGGCCGATGCACCTGCGTCCAAGCTAGCTGCCACGCGCGGCTATGGTGCGAACGTGATTATTTACGACCGCTACACTGAAGACCGAGAAAAAATCGGCCGCGATCTGGCTGTTGAAAAAGGCCTGACCTTGATACCGCCTTATGACCATCCCGACGTGATCGCCGGACAAGGTACTGCGGCTAAAGAGATGTTTGAAGATGTCGGTGCGCTAGATTCATTTTTCGTCTGTCTTGGCGGTGGTGGTCTGCTGTCAGGCTCGGCACTGGCGACGCGGGCGTTAGCACCTAAATGCAAACTCTATGGTGTGGAGCCAGAAGCCGGCAATGACGGCCAACAGTCTTTTCGCTCAGGAAAAATAGTCCATATAGACACGCCAAACACCATTGCCGACGGCGCACAAACTCAGCATTTGGGCCAGCATACTTTTGCCGTGATAAAGCGAGATGTCGATGACGTGTTGACAGTCAGCGATGCGCAACTCATAGAAGGCATGCGGTTTATGGCTGAGCGTATGAAGCTAATGGTTGAGCCGACAGGCTGCCTAGGTTTTGCAGCTGCCAGTGCGATGAAAGAGCAACTCAAGGGCCAGCGCGTTGGCGTTTTAGTCAGCGGTGGGAATGTAGACTTGGCGAGGTTTTGTAGCTTGCTATCGGCTTAA
- a CDS encoding S-(hydroxymethyl)glutathione dehydrogenase/class III alcohol dehydrogenase: MKTKAAVAWKAGEPLTIETVDLEGPKFGEVLVEIKATGICHTDSYTLSGLDPEGIFPAILGHEGAGIVVDVGPGVTSLKKGDHVIPLYTPECRQCKYCLSQKTNLCQLIRGTQGKGLMPDATSRFSLDGKPIFHYMGTSTFSNYTVAAEISLAKIREDAPFDKVCYIGCGVTTGLGAVLFTAKVEAGANVVVFGLGGIGLNVIQGAKMVGAGKIIGVDLNPEREAMARKFGMTHFINPKTSKNVVDDIIQLTDGGADYSFECIGNTNVMRQALECTHKGWGRSIIIGVAEAGAEISTRPFQLVTGRKWEGSAFGGARGRTDVPKIVDWYMEGKINIDDLITHTMPLEDINKGFDLMKRGESIRGVVLF; this comes from the coding sequence ATGAAAACAAAAGCAGCAGTCGCATGGAAAGCCGGCGAACCACTGACCATAGAAACCGTAGACCTTGAAGGCCCAAAGTTCGGTGAAGTTTTGGTCGAAATCAAAGCCACCGGTATTTGCCACACTGACTCTTACACCTTGTCGGGTCTTGACCCAGAAGGCATATTCCCCGCCATCTTGGGCCATGAAGGCGCAGGCATTGTGGTTGATGTAGGCCCGGGCGTGACATCACTCAAAAAGGGTGACCACGTCATTCCTTTGTACACGCCAGAATGCCGTCAGTGCAAATACTGCTTGTCGCAAAAAACTAATCTATGCCAGCTTATTCGCGGCACTCAGGGCAAGGGCTTGATGCCTGACGCCACCAGTCGTTTTAGCTTAGACGGCAAGCCAATCTTTCACTACATGGGTACATCGACCTTTAGCAACTACACCGTGGCTGCAGAAATCTCGCTGGCCAAAATCCGCGAAGATGCGCCGTTTGACAAGGTTTGCTATATCGGTTGCGGCGTGACCACGGGTCTGGGCGCAGTGCTGTTCACCGCCAAAGTCGAAGCTGGCGCCAACGTTGTGGTGTTTGGCTTGGGCGGCATTGGCCTGAACGTTATTCAGGGCGCAAAAATGGTGGGCGCTGGCAAAATTATTGGCGTTGATCTCAACCCCGAGCGTGAAGCCATGGCACGTAAATTTGGCATGACTCACTTCATCAATCCAAAAACGTCTAAAAACGTGGTCGATGACATTATTCAACTCACTGACGGCGGCGCTGATTACAGTTTTGAATGTATTGGTAATACCAATGTGATGCGCCAAGCGCTAGAGTGCACGCACAAAGGTTGGGGCCGCAGCATCATCATCGGCGTAGCCGAAGCTGGCGCTGAAATCAGCACCCGTCCTTTCCAATTAGTCACTGGCCGCAAGTGGGAAGGCTCGGCCTTTGGCGGCGCACGTGGCCGCACCGATGTGCCAAAAATTGTCGACTGGTATATGGAAGGCAAGATCAATATCGATGATTTGATTACCCACACCATGCCCTTGGAAGACATCAACAAAGGTTTTGATTTGATGAAGCGTGGTGAATCGATACGTGGTGTGGTGCTATTTTAA
- the fghA gene encoding S-formylglutathione hydrolase: MYQLIAPQIISEHACFGGTQRFFRHDSKQIGLSMRFSVFLPPTSSIHKAGGKVPALLLLAGLTCSEETMMVKAGAQKLAAELGMALITSDTSPRDAGLPGEDDSWDFGLGAGFYLDATQQPWANHYRMESYIINELLPTVSNFLPIDAQRIGISGHSMGGHGALTLALRHPDIFKSVSAFAAICAPSQCDWGRKAFTGYLGDDINAWAAHDATALMKASKAAPFPGGILLDQGLADKFFTQQQLLPELFEAACASAGQVLTLRRHAGYDHGYYFIASFMADHLRHHAAQLQAV, encoded by the coding sequence ATGTACCAACTTATCGCACCACAGATTATTAGCGAGCATGCCTGCTTTGGCGGCACGCAACGGTTTTTTCGACATGACTCTAAGCAAATTGGTTTGTCCATGCGCTTTTCAGTTTTTCTGCCTCCGACGTCTAGTATTCATAAGGCTGGCGGCAAAGTACCGGCATTACTGCTGCTCGCAGGTTTGACCTGTAGCGAAGAGACCATGATGGTTAAAGCCGGCGCGCAAAAGCTAGCCGCTGAGCTTGGCATGGCCTTAATCACCTCTGATACCAGCCCGCGTGACGCGGGTCTGCCGGGTGAGGACGACAGCTGGGACTTTGGCTTAGGCGCAGGCTTTTACCTTGACGCGACACAGCAGCCTTGGGCCAATCACTACCGCATGGAGAGCTATATCATCAATGAGTTACTGCCAACGGTGTCTAACTTTTTACCGATAGATGCACAGCGCATAGGTATCTCGGGTCACTCCATGGGTGGTCACGGCGCGCTCACATTGGCGTTGCGTCATCCGGATATTTTTAAATCTGTTTCTGCCTTTGCCGCAATTTGTGCGCCCAGCCAGTGTGACTGGGGACGCAAGGCTTTTACCGGTTACTTGGGTGACGATATAAACGCTTGGGCTGCGCATGATGCAACTGCTTTGATGAAGGCCAGTAAAGCTGCGCCTTTCCCCGGCGGTATTTTGCTAGACCAGGGATTGGCGGATAAATTCTTTACCCAGCAACAACTGCTGCCCGAGCTGTTTGAAGCTGCCTGCGCGTCTGCTGGCCAAGTTTTGACGTTGCGCCGGCATGCCGGTTACGACCACGGCTACTATTTCATTGCTAGTTTTATGGCTGATCACTTGCGCCATCATGCAGCGCAACTTCAGGCGGTTTAA
- a CDS encoding phosphoethanolamine transferase has protein sequence MNVLLTDSPRNTSRKSAPGLRQIWIVLLSSFWLSSICNIALWREIFRLPGLSNPQAITLGVALALVITLACTALLSLLAWRWTLKPAIIIFWFSAAFGAYFMMTYSVVIDTTMMVNAMQTDVRETSDLLSWRMAVLVLLLAGLPTIWLLRLTVRKQSALRQIGSNLATTLIACALIALVILLFFQSIATGMRNYTQLRYMMNPLNSFYAIGMLAAKPFQRNESAILPLGEDAKLGANFAAPGKPPLLLLVLGETARSGNFSLNGYARPTNTLLTKETVASQRNAWSCGTSTAASVPCMFSNFGRTSYEGRPANYEGLLDVLQHAGLAVLWLDNQSGCKGTCDRLVTPSVDTSSLKLPGLCDANECLDEVMLKDIDARIAALPPERSAKGVVIVMHQMGSHGPAYFKRSPEKFKKFLPECKDNALQSCSKQSLMNAYDNSIVYTDYFLASSIAWLKTRAVSNSPAMIYLADHGESLGEDNLYLHGMPYGIAPDVQKHVPWITWLSPEFEKRSQVSMRCLNSRLDTHITHDNYFHSVLGLLDVQTNVYQDSFDIYAHCGLGAGASSTQ, from the coding sequence ATGAATGTTTTGTTAACCGATAGTCCTCGAAATACCTCACGTAAATCAGCACCGGGATTGAGGCAGATCTGGATAGTTTTGCTGTCTAGTTTTTGGCTCTCCAGCATCTGTAATATTGCCTTGTGGCGAGAAATCTTTCGTCTGCCTGGGCTTAGCAACCCTCAGGCCATCACTCTCGGTGTTGCGTTGGCGTTGGTGATAACGCTGGCATGCACCGCTTTGCTCAGCTTACTCGCTTGGCGTTGGACGCTCAAACCTGCGATTATTATTTTTTGGTTTTCGGCGGCGTTTGGTGCTTACTTCATGATGACTTACAGCGTTGTCATCGACACGACCATGATGGTCAACGCCATGCAGACCGATGTCAGAGAAACCAGCGATTTGCTTAGCTGGCGTATGGCCGTACTGGTTTTGTTGCTCGCCGGCCTGCCTACCATTTGGCTTTTGCGTCTGACTGTGCGCAAACAAAGTGCTTTGCGGCAGATTGGCTCCAATCTTGCAACGACTTTGATTGCCTGCGCTTTGATTGCACTGGTCATACTTTTGTTTTTTCAAAGCATTGCCACCGGTATGCGTAACTACACACAGTTGCGCTACATGATGAATCCGCTCAATTCTTTTTACGCCATAGGCATGCTGGCGGCCAAGCCTTTTCAGCGCAATGAATCGGCTATCTTGCCTTTGGGAGAAGACGCAAAACTCGGCGCAAACTTTGCCGCACCCGGTAAGCCGCCACTGCTTTTGTTAGTGCTGGGTGAGACTGCTCGCAGCGGTAATTTCTCTCTCAATGGCTATGCTCGGCCGACGAATACGCTGCTTACTAAAGAGACAGTTGCCAGTCAGCGCAATGCTTGGTCTTGCGGTACCAGCACGGCGGCATCAGTGCCGTGCATGTTTTCTAATTTTGGGCGTACCTCGTATGAAGGTCGGCCGGCCAATTACGAAGGCTTGCTCGATGTGCTCCAACATGCCGGACTTGCCGTGTTGTGGTTAGACAATCAGTCCGGTTGCAAGGGCACTTGCGACCGACTTGTCACACCCAGCGTTGATACATCTTCGCTCAAACTGCCTGGCTTGTGTGATGCCAACGAATGCTTGGATGAAGTCATGCTCAAGGACATTGATGCACGTATCGCCGCGCTGCCGCCCGAACGGAGTGCCAAAGGCGTAGTGATTGTGATGCACCAGATGGGTAGTCACGGTCCGGCTTATTTCAAGCGTTCGCCTGAAAAATTCAAAAAGTTTTTGCCCGAATGCAAGGACAATGCCCTGCAAAGCTGTAGCAAACAATCTTTGATGAATGCTTACGACAACAGCATTGTCTATACCGACTACTTTTTAGCCAGCAGTATTGCATGGCTTAAAACACGCGCTGTCAGCAACAGCCCGGCGATGATTTATTTGGCCGACCACGGCGAGTCTCTCGGTGAAGACAATCTGTACTTGCATGGCATGCCTTATGGAATTGCCCCCGACGTACAAAAGCACGTGCCGTGGATTACTTGGTTGTCACCTGAGTTTGAAAAACGCAGTCAAGTTAGTATGCGTTGCCTTAACTCCCGGCTTGACACCCACATCACGCACGACAACTACTTCCACTCGGTACTCGGTCTTTTGGATGTGCAGACCAACGTCTATCAAGATAGTTTTGATATTTATGCACATTGCGGTCTTGGCGCTGGTGCCTCATCGACCCAGTAA
- a CDS encoding LysR family transcriptional regulator, whose translation MLPDIDSLALFVRAAELRSLTKAAEASHLGLAAASRRIALLEERFKTSLLARSSRGVELTPAGSALIVHAKAMLLLMNQMQVEMGDHAAGRKGSLRIMASTSAMNEFLPEDLASFTRLNPDVRLVLQERWSAKIIRAVQAGEVDLGIIVEGSRHEGLEVFPYRMDTLAVVMPQGHALASLPEMRFEDVLAHDLVALESGSSMMRLLTEQAVVTGRTLQLRVQVRSFEAVCRIVQSGLGVGLLPFQAASVLGKALNLSVKPLQESWALRSLQVCVKKDRVPNTSLTRMLEHLSSLSPTVNQDCASFGLQ comes from the coding sequence ATGCTTCCCGACATTGATTCACTGGCGCTGTTTGTACGGGCCGCCGAATTGCGCAGTCTGACTAAGGCGGCAGAGGCCTCCCACCTTGGCCTGGCCGCCGCCAGCCGCCGCATTGCGCTGCTAGAAGAACGCTTTAAAACCAGTTTGCTGGCGCGCTCATCACGCGGTGTAGAACTGACCCCGGCTGGCAGCGCACTCATAGTGCACGCCAAAGCCATGCTGCTGTTGATGAACCAGATGCAAGTGGAAATGGGCGACCATGCGGCTGGCCGCAAAGGCTCACTACGCATCATGGCCAGTACCTCGGCGATGAACGAATTTTTACCCGAAGATTTAGCCAGCTTTACCCGTCTAAACCCAGATGTGCGGCTGGTCTTGCAAGAGCGCTGGAGCGCGAAAATCATCCGTGCGGTGCAGGCCGGTGAAGTCGATCTAGGCATCATCGTCGAAGGCAGTCGCCACGAAGGGCTGGAAGTTTTCCCCTACCGCATGGACACACTAGCGGTGGTCATGCCTCAGGGTCATGCCTTAGCCAGCTTGCCAGAAATGCGTTTTGAGGATGTACTGGCGCACGATTTAGTCGCGCTAGAAAGTGGCTCGTCCATGATGCGGCTGTTGACCGAACAAGCCGTGGTCACCGGCCGCACATTGCAACTACGGGTGCAGGTGCGCAGCTTTGAAGCGGTCTGCCGCATTGTGCAGTCCGGACTTGGCGTAGGCCTACTGCCGTTTCAAGCCGCTAGCGTATTAGGCAAAGCCCTTAACCTTTCGGTCAAACCTTTGCAAGAAAGTTGGGCCTTACGAAGTCTGCAGGTTTGTGTGAAGAAAGACCGCGTACCTAATACCTCTCTCACGCGCATGCTTGAGCATTTGTCCAGCTTGTCGCCAACTGTCAATCAAGATTGCGCGTCATTCGGATTGCAATAG